AGCGTCGAGCGCCGGAACACGTCCCCGGGACGCACCAGGGCCTCCCGGCGGATCACGTTCTCCTTGGTGCGGGTGTTGCCCACGATCTGGAGGTCGGCGATGCGCGACCGCGTTCCTTCCTGGATGGTGAACGTCACGTCCACGATCGATCCGCGCTCCGTGAACTGGGGGTCGATCGAGAGATAGAGGTACCCCAGCTCCTGGTAGAGCGTGTACGCGCCTTCGAGCGTCTTGTGGATCTGAGGCTCGCTGTAGGGCGCGTTCGGCACCACCGCGGTCACCGCCTGGAGCGCCTCGGTTCCGACCGACGCGTTCCCGGCCCACTGGATCGTGCCGAAGCGATACCGCTCCCCCGGCCGGATGTAGACGTGGAGGCGGACGCCCTTCCCGTCCGCGAGGAATTCGGGACGGATCGAGTCGACGTCGGCGTCCTTGTAGCCGCGGCTCCTCATGTAGAGGCGGAGCTGCGTGTGGTCCTCCTCGAGGTGCGACGGCTTGTAGACGCCGCTCTTCAGGAATCCGGGAGTCTCGCTCTTCATCGCGTCCCTGAGCTCGCCCGCGTGGATGCCCGGGAAGGGTTGGAGCTGGTGGATCACGACGTCGCGCACCTTGACCTTCTCGCCCGGGTCGATCGAGAACACCGCGTCGACGGTTCCCGGGCCGAACGGGACGACCTTGCTCGTGATCTTCGCGCGGGCGTATCCCTCCTCCGCGTACGCTTCCGCCAGCTTGGCCTCGTCCAGGGCCAGCGTGCCCTGATCCAGGAGCTGTCCCTCGGCGAGGGTGAGCTTCCCCTTGAGCGTCGACTCGTCGATCTTCCCGCCGCCCTCGAAACGAACCGCGTGGATGCGGGGCCGCTCCGTCACGGTGACGGTGAGCGCGACCCCGCCGGCGTCGGGAACGTCGGTCACGTTGACGTCCGTGTAGAGCCCGCTCTGGTAGAGCCGCCGCACGCCCTCGCGCACCGCCTCGCGGGAGTGGGCGTCTCCGGCGCGGAGGCCGAAGGTCCGGATCACCACGATCGAGTCCACTTGCGAGAATCCTGCGGCGCGAACGGAGCGAATGCGGACCCCGGTCCCCTCGTCCGGCGGGGAGAGCGGCAGCTGGATCGACGGCGCCGGGGGCTCGGACGGCGCGGTTCGGAGAACGGACGAATCGGCGGGCGCCTCAGAGCCGGCCGTCGTGTCGGGCACCGCGGGCAGGACGATGGACGTGTCCGGCATCCCGGGAGGTGGGTTATAGACGCGCGCGTCCGGCTCCGTCTGCGCGACCTGCGCGAGCGCGGGCGGGCCGAGAGCCAGCGCGAGCACCGCGCTGAGCACCGCGAGAAACGTGGCCGGATCCGGCCAGAGCGGACGCGGGGCACGCGCCGCCCCGCCGGCAGACGTCCCTGTCTTCGGAGCGAAACGCCTCAAGAAGTAAATGTCAGCTCGTCACCCTGGCGGGACACCTGGACATCGCTCCCGTCCTTGAGCTTGCCCCGAAGGACGTGCTCGGAGAGCGGATCCTCGATCAGCTTCTGGATGGCGCGCTTCAGGGGACGCGCGCCGAGGGTGGCGTCGAACCCCTTCTCGATCAGGAGATCCACGACCGAGTCGTCGAACGTGACCTTGATTCCTCCGACGCGGAGCCGCTCGGCGACCTGGGCGAGCAGGATGGTCGTGATCGAGTGCATCTGCGGGCGGTCGAGCGGATGGAAGACGATCGCCTCGTCGATCCGGTTCAGGAATTCCGGATTGAACGACTTCTTCAGCTCTTCCAGGATGGTCCGCTTCATCCCGCCGTACGCGGACTCCTCCGTCTGCTCCCCGAACCCGAGGCTCCGGCCTCCCTTGATCTGACGCGCGCCGAGGTTCGAGGTCATGATGAGCACCGTGTTCTTGAAGTCGACCTTCCGGCGCAGACTGTCCGTCAGCATCCCGTCGTCCAGCACTTGCAGGAGGATGTTGAACACGTCCGGGTGCGCCTTCTCGATCTCGTCGAGGAGCACGACCGAGTAGGGCTTGCGCCGCACCTTCTCGGTGAGCTGGCCCCCCTCCTCGTGTCCCACGTATCCCGGAGGCGCGCCGATGAGGCGCGAGACCGAGAACTTCTCCATGTATTCCGACATGTCGATGCGGATGAGCGCGTCGGGATCGTCGAAGAGGAACCGCGCGAGGACGCGCGCGAGCTCGGTCTTCCCCACCCCCGTCGGGCCGAGGAAGATGAACGAGCCGATCGGCCGTCGCGGATCGCGCAGCCCGGCCCGGTTCCGCCGGATGGCGCGGGACACCGCCGCGACCGCCTCGTCCTGGCCCACGATCGACTTCCGGAGCTCTTCCTCCATCCGGAGGAGCTTCTCGGACTCCTTCTCCTCGATGCGGGCGATCGGGATCCCCGTCATCCGGGCGATCACCGTGCCGATCAGGTCGGCGTCCACCGTGGCCTGGGTCTCGTGCTTGATGTCGGTCCAGTTCTTCTTGATCTCCCGGAGTCTCGCGCGAAGCTCCTTCTCCTTGTCGCGGATCCGGGCGGCCTTCTCGAACTCCTGCTGCTGGATCGAGGCCTCCTTCTCCTTGGCGACCTCCTCCACCTGCTTCTCCAGCTCGCGCACCTCGGTTGGAATGGCGGAGATGGAGAGCCGCGCGCACGCGCCCGCCTCGTCGATCACGTCGATCGCCTTGTCCGGGAGGAAGCGGTCGTTGATGTAGCGGTCCGCGAGCCGCACCGCCTGGAGGATGGCGTCGTCCGTGTACTTGGCGCCGTGGTGCGCTTCGTACTTGTCGCGGAGCCCCATGATGATCTGGATCGTCTCGTCGACCGACGGCGGATCGACCATGATCGGCTGGAACCGCCGCTCCAGGGCGCCGTCCTTCTCGATGTACTTGCGGAACTCGTCCAGGGTGGTCGCGCCGATGCACTGGAGCTCGCCGCGCGCGAGCGCGGGCTTCAGCATGTTCGAGGCGTCGATGGCCCCTTCGGCGCCGCCGGCTCCGACGATCGTGTGGAGCTCGTCGATGAAGATGATCGTGTCCTTCGACTCGCGGATCTCGTTCATGACCGCCTTCAGGCGCTCCTCGAACTGGCCGCGGTACTTGGTCCCGGCGACCACCGCCGCCAGGTCCAGGGTCACGATGCGCTTGTCCTTGAGGGTCTCGGGGACCTTGTTCTCGACGATCCGCTCGGCGAGCCCCTCGGCGATGGCGGTCTTCCCCACGCCGGGCTCCCCGATCAGGATCGGATTGTTCTTCTTGCGGCGGGAGAGAACCTGGATCACCCGCTCGATCTCGGACTCGCGCCCGATGATGGGGTCCAGCTTGCTCTCCCGGGCCAGCGCGGTGAGGTCGCGACCGAACTGGTTCAGCGCGGGAGTCTCGACCTTGCCTTCACGCTCGGGCTGCGACACGGACGGTGTCCCTCCCAGGAGCTTCAGCGTCTCTTCGCGGACCTTCTTGCGGTCCACGCCCAGCTCGAGCAGGACCCGCGCGGCGACGCCTTCCCCTTCCCGGATCAACCCGAGAAGAAGATGCTCGGTTCCGACGTAGTTGTGTCCGAGCTGGCGCGCCTCGTCGACCGAGAGCTCCAGCACCCGCTTCGCGCGCGGCGTGAACGGAATCTCTCCGATCGTCAGCGTGCCGCCGGTGGCGGCGACCATGCTCTCGACCGCCTGGCGGATCGCGTCCAGATCCAGACCGAGATTGTTGAGCACGGTGGCGGCGATCCCCTCTCCCTCGCGGATCACGCCGAGGAGGAGATGCTCGGTCCCGATGTAATCGTGCTGCAGGCGCGCCGCTTCCTCGCGCGCGAGATACATCACCTTGCGCACGCGCTCCGTGAACTTGTCATGCATCGAAGATGATCCCTCCGGGGGGCTCCCCCGTCAGCCTTCCGTACCGGTCAGTTCGGATTGACGGTGTTGGCCGCGCTCGAGTCCAGCAAGGTCCGCACGTAGTTCGCGCGGATCACGTTCCGTTCCCGCTGCTCCAGCTCCTGCCCCGCCGCGAGCTGGATGTGAGCCGGCTGGGTGCGGATCAAGAGCTCGTTCAGCGTCCGGACGCTCGCGAGCCCCTCGATCTGGAGGGCCACGCCGAAGCGCACCGCGGACGACAGGTTCACCACCTCGGACGACGAGATCACGCGGCTGTGCTTCAGCGCGCCGTACGCCCGCCAGATCTTGTCCTCGATCTGGACCCGGGCCTCCTTGAGGAGCTCGTCGCGCGCCTTCTGTTCGTATTCGATGATCTGGCGCGTGACGCGCTCCAAGCTCTCGACCGTCTCCTTCTCGCTCTGCCCCAGCGTGGTCTGGTTCGAGATCTGGAAGAAGTTCCCCATGATCTGCGATCCCTCGCCGTAGAACCCGCGCACGGCGAGCCCCACCTGCGTGATGCCCTGGAGCACGCGCGAGATCTGCTTCGTCAGCACGAGCGACGGAAGATGGATCAGGACCGAGGCGCGCATCCCCGTGCCCGCATTCGTCGGGCACGCGGTCAGGTAGCCCAGGTCCTCGCTGAAAGCATAGTCGAGGTCCTGTCCCAGTTCATCATCGATGGCGTTCACCGACTCCCACGCCGAGCGGAGCTGGAACCCCGACGCCAGGGCCTGGAGCCGCAGATGATCCTCCTCGTTCACCATCGCCGAGACGCTCTCGTCGGGCACGAGCAGGAGCCCGCGCAGGCGGCCGTTGTCGGCGAGATCGTGCGAGATCAGGTGCCGCTCCACCAGGAACTGCCGGTCGAGCGGCGTCAGCTCGCGCATCTGGAGCGCCGACGACGACACGAGCGCCGGCGTCTTCCGCACGGCGGAGACGACGCTCGAGTACACCATCGCGAGCTGTTCCTCGCGCGCGCGGTGCGTGAACGGAACCTCCTTCAGGTTCCGGGCGAGCCGGACGCGCGTGCTCAGCACGACGTCCGACGCGGGGCCGGAGCCGTCGAGCCACCGCCCCAGGTTGTGCGCGAGGCCCGCGAGCTTCATCGGGACTCCTCTCCCGCCGGCAGGCTCCCGCCCGAGGGCTCGCCGCCTCCCTGCGTCTCGATCGTCCGGATGCGGTCGCGCAGCCGCGCCGCGGCCTCGAACTCCTCGTGCTCGATCGCCTTCTGCATGTCCTCGTGGAGCTTCTGGATCTCGCGCCGGAGCGCCACGCGCGCGGAGTCGCGCACCGGCGTCTTGCCGACGTGCTTCGTGCTCCCATGGATGCGGCGGAGCAGCGGGCGCAGCTGCGCCCGGAAGGTCGTGTAGCACTCCGAGCAGCCGAGCCGGCCCGACTCCTTGAACGCGGAGTACACCATGTGACAGCGGGGACACTGCACGCGTCCCACCTTGGCTTCCTCGCCCCCGCCGGTCTGGTCCACCATCCCGGCCAGGAGATCCCCGACCGAGAACTTCGATTTGGAGAGAGGCGTGTGGAACCCGCGCTCCTCCGCGCACTTCTCGCAGACGTGATACTCGGACTTCTTGTT
The sequence above is drawn from the Candidatus Eisenbacteria bacterium genome and encodes:
- the bamA gene encoding outer membrane protein assembly factor BamA, whose protein sequence is MRRFAPKTGTSAGGAARAPRPLWPDPATFLAVLSAVLALALGPPALAQVAQTEPDARVYNPPPGMPDTSIVLPAVPDTTAGSEAPADSSVLRTAPSEPPAPSIQLPLSPPDEGTGVRIRSVRAAGFSQVDSIVVIRTFGLRAGDAHSREAVREGVRRLYQSGLYTDVNVTDVPDAGGVALTVTVTERPRIHAVRFEGGGKIDESTLKGKLTLAEGQLLDQGTLALDEAKLAEAYAEEGYARAKITSKVVPFGPGTVDAVFSIDPGEKVKVRDVVIHQLQPFPGIHAGELRDAMKSETPGFLKSGVYKPSHLEEDHTQLRLYMRSRGYKDADVDSIRPEFLADGKGVRLHVYIRPGERYRFGTIQWAGNASVGTEALQAVTAVVPNAPYSEPQIHKTLEGAYTLYQELGYLYLSIDPQFTERGSIVDVTFTIQEGTRSRIADLQIVGNTRTKENVIRREALVRPGDVFRRSTLIRTQRDIFALGFFQDVQVDYAPTGDSADINLTLRVQEKQTGTASAGAGFASSTGLTGFLELGHNNLFGNGQSINLHLERGGKRSSFELSFTDPWFRDTPLTVGFSLFNMEREYDVYDRRDVGGGVRFGRPIPWPDYARGLISYDLRNVTLKDFDPPLPGESGNLTSLRNSDWPRLVSSVTATFSRVSTDNPFYASRGSRLVWTNTFAGGPLGGVEQFYKGTLDLKTYSRLTGRFVLMVRGRTGFLGGKSVPEYERFRLGGTTVDYLRGYEDYYVVPRANITRDALGRIVERYPGGRRMIIAGAEIQFPVAEPLHGLLFFDAGNAWNSTREIDLGDLRRAVGFGARFEVPALGRIGFDVGYGLDREEGAGWRTHFQLGNTL
- a CDS encoding protein arginine kinase, giving the protein MKLAGLAHNLGRWLDGSGPASDVVLSTRVRLARNLKEVPFTHRAREEQLAMVYSSVVSAVRKTPALVSSSALQMRELTPLDRQFLVERHLISHDLADNGRLRGLLLVPDESVSAMVNEEDHLRLQALASGFQLRSAWESVNAIDDELGQDLDYAFSEDLGYLTACPTNAGTGMRASVLIHLPSLVLTKQISRVLQGITQVGLAVRGFYGEGSQIMGNFFQISNQTTLGQSEKETVESLERVTRQIIEYEQKARDELLKEARVQIEDKIWRAYGALKHSRVISSSEVVNLSSAVRFGVALQIEGLASVRTLNELLIRTQPAHIQLAAGQELEQRERNVIRANYVRTLLDSSAANTVNPN
- a CDS encoding UvrB/UvrC motif-containing protein encodes the protein MQCQLCGKRPAVVHFTQIENNKKSEYHVCEKCAEERGFHTPLSKSKFSVGDLLAGMVDQTGGGEEAKVGRVQCPRCHMVYSAFKESGRLGCSECYTTFRAQLRPLLRRIHGSTKHVGKTPVRDSARVALRREIQKLHEDMQKAIEHEEFEAAARLRDRIRTIETQGGGEPSGGSLPAGEESR
- a CDS encoding ATP-dependent Clp protease ATP-binding subunit; amino-acid sequence: MHDKFTERVRKVMYLAREEAARLQHDYIGTEHLLLGVIREGEGIAATVLNNLGLDLDAIRQAVESMVAATGGTLTIGEIPFTPRAKRVLELSVDEARQLGHNYVGTEHLLLGLIREGEGVAARVLLELGVDRKKVREETLKLLGGTPSVSQPEREGKVETPALNQFGRDLTALARESKLDPIIGRESEIERVIQVLSRRKKNNPILIGEPGVGKTAIAEGLAERIVENKVPETLKDKRIVTLDLAAVVAGTKYRGQFEERLKAVMNEIRESKDTIIFIDELHTIVGAGGAEGAIDASNMLKPALARGELQCIGATTLDEFRKYIEKDGALERRFQPIMVDPPSVDETIQIIMGLRDKYEAHHGAKYTDDAILQAVRLADRYINDRFLPDKAIDVIDEAGACARLSISAIPTEVRELEKQVEEVAKEKEASIQQQEFEKAARIRDKEKELRARLREIKKNWTDIKHETQATVDADLIGTVIARMTGIPIARIEEKESEKLLRMEEELRKSIVGQDEAVAAVSRAIRRNRAGLRDPRRPIGSFIFLGPTGVGKTELARVLARFLFDDPDALIRIDMSEYMEKFSVSRLIGAPPGYVGHEEGGQLTEKVRRKPYSVVLLDEIEKAHPDVFNILLQVLDDGMLTDSLRRKVDFKNTVLIMTSNLGARQIKGGRSLGFGEQTEESAYGGMKRTILEELKKSFNPEFLNRIDEAIVFHPLDRPQMHSITTILLAQVAERLRVGGIKVTFDDSVVDLLIEKGFDATLGARPLKRAIQKLIEDPLSEHVLRGKLKDGSDVQVSRQGDELTFTS